The following proteins come from a genomic window of Pseudomonas sp. Z8(2022):
- the mdtD gene encoding multidrug transporter subunit MdtD yields MTTPSQLDARTARLLPWIIAIAFFMQTLDGTILNTALPTMARDLGEDPLRMQSVVIAYMLTVALLIPASGWIADRFGTRRVFYSAIALFSLGSLLCALSWSLPMLVAARIVQGIGGALMMPVGRLVVLRAYPRTELVRIMSFITLPGLLGPLTGPALGGWLVEAASWHWIFLINIPVGLLGVWAARRFMPDMRGPLQSRFDGIGFILFAGAIALVSIALEALAAHDLSALRITVMLVAGLGLLAVYWLRAARVPHPLFSPSLFSTPTFAAGILGNLFARLGSGALPFLTPLLLQLALGYSPAQAGMSMIPLALGAMAAKPLAKPLIDRFGYRRVLTINTLLLGSLIASMAMVGTETSTVQLVVQLGLIGVINSLQFAAMNTVTLIDLDNTEASSGNSLLSVVVQLAMSLGVATAAALLSGFSGEFEAVHSAFQATYLCVGLLSMLAAAIFLQLDPLDGRRARPVEPPPED; encoded by the coding sequence ATGACGACACCATCCCAACTCGACGCACGCACCGCACGCTTACTGCCGTGGATCATCGCCATCGCGTTCTTCATGCAGACGCTCGATGGCACCATTCTCAACACCGCCCTGCCGACCATGGCCCGTGACCTTGGCGAGGACCCGCTGCGCATGCAGTCGGTGGTGATCGCCTACATGCTCACCGTGGCCCTGCTGATCCCGGCCTCCGGCTGGATTGCCGACCGTTTCGGTACGCGGCGCGTGTTCTACAGTGCCATCGCCCTGTTCAGCCTCGGCTCGCTGCTCTGCGCACTGTCCTGGTCACTGCCCATGCTGGTAGCGGCGCGCATCGTCCAGGGCATCGGCGGCGCGCTGATGATGCCGGTCGGCCGCCTGGTGGTGCTACGCGCCTACCCGCGCACCGAACTGGTACGCATCATGAGCTTCATCACCCTGCCCGGCCTGCTCGGCCCGCTGACCGGGCCGGCGCTGGGCGGCTGGCTGGTGGAGGCGGCCAGCTGGCACTGGATCTTCCTCATCAACATCCCCGTCGGCCTGCTCGGCGTGTGGGCCGCGCGGCGCTTCATGCCGGACATGCGCGGACCGTTGCAGAGCCGCTTCGACGGCATAGGCTTCATCCTCTTCGCCGGCGCCATCGCCCTGGTGTCGATCGCCCTCGAGGCCCTGGCGGCGCACGACCTGTCGGCCCTGCGCATCACCGTGATGCTGGTGGCCGGCCTCGGCCTGCTGGCCGTCTACTGGCTGCGCGCGGCACGCGTACCGCACCCCCTGTTCTCGCCCAGCCTGTTCTCTACTCCCACCTTCGCCGCCGGCATTCTCGGCAATCTGTTCGCCCGCCTGGGAAGCGGCGCCCTGCCGTTTCTCACCCCGCTGCTGCTGCAACTGGCACTGGGCTATTCGCCGGCCCAGGCAGGCATGAGCATGATCCCGCTGGCGCTCGGCGCGATGGCAGCCAAACCACTGGCCAAGCCGCTGATCGACCGCTTCGGCTACCGCCGCGTGCTGACCATCAACACGCTTCTACTCGGCAGCCTGATCGCCAGCATGGCCATGGTCGGAACCGAGACCTCGACCGTGCAACTCGTCGTGCAGCTGGGCCTGATCGGCGTGATCAACTCGCTGCAGTTCGCGGCGATGAACACCGTGACCCTGATCGACCTGGACAACACCGAGGCCAGCAGCGGCAACAGCCTGCTCTCGGTGGTGGTGCAGTTGGCGATGAGTCTCGGCGTGGCCACCGCCGCGGCGCTGCTCAGCGGTTTCAGCGGCGAGTTCGAGGCGGTGCACAGCGCCTTCCAGGCCACCTACCTGTGCGTGGGCCTGCTGTCGATGCTGGCAGCGGCGATCTTCCTTCAGCTCGACCCGCTCGATGGTCGGCGCGCGCGGCCGGTCGAGCCGCCACCGGAGGACTAG
- a CDS encoding ABC transporter permease — MSDKKLDLGSWVNDVVQHLLDNYSGAFDSIGKLVSGFSEGIEALLMLPPAWLLIAIFVGLGLWRIGARFAIFTAVAFILIVMTGFWEQTVVTLGLTFSSTLISLLLGIPLGIWAARSERVATIIRPILDFMQTMPAFVYLIPAAMLFGLGRVPGIIATVIFAMPPAVRLTSLGIRQVNKEIVEAGQSFGCTNSQLLFKVQLPNAMPSIMAGVNQTIMMALSMVIIASMVGAGGLGNDVLASIQRLDIGLGFESGMAVVLLAIILDRITESFGTPQTAKRGLFAWFSGKLQRQ, encoded by the coding sequence ATGAGTGACAAGAAACTCGACCTGGGTAGCTGGGTCAACGACGTGGTCCAGCACCTGCTGGACAACTACAGCGGCGCGTTCGACAGCATCGGCAAACTGGTCAGCGGTTTCTCCGAGGGCATCGAAGCGCTGCTGATGCTGCCGCCGGCCTGGCTGCTGATCGCCATCTTCGTCGGCTTAGGCCTGTGGCGCATCGGCGCGCGCTTCGCCATCTTCACCGCCGTGGCCTTCATCCTTATCGTGATGACCGGGTTCTGGGAACAGACCGTGGTCACCCTCGGCCTGACCTTCTCCTCGACGCTGATCAGCCTGCTGCTGGGTATCCCGCTGGGTATCTGGGCGGCACGCAGTGAGCGCGTGGCCACCATCATCCGACCGATTCTCGACTTCATGCAGACCATGCCGGCGTTCGTCTACCTGATCCCGGCGGCGATGCTGTTCGGCCTCGGTCGCGTGCCCGGCATCATCGCCACGGTGATCTTCGCCATGCCGCCTGCCGTGCGCCTGACCAGCCTGGGTATCCGCCAGGTGAACAAGGAAATCGTCGAAGCCGGCCAGTCGTTCGGCTGCACCAACAGCCAGTTGCTGTTCAAGGTACAGCTGCCCAACGCCATGCCGTCGATCATGGCCGGGGTCAACCAGACCATCATGATGGCTCTGTCGATGGTGATCATCGCCTCGATGGTCGGTGCCGGCGGCCTGGGTAATGATGTGCTGGCGAGCATCCAGCGCCTGGATATCGGTCTAGGCTTCGAGAGCGGCATGGCCGTGGTGCTGCTGGCGATCATTCTCGACCGCATCACCGAGAGCTTCGGCACCCCGCAGACTGCCAAACGCGGCCTGTTTGCCTGGTTCAGCGGCAAACTGCAGCGCCAGTAA
- the dbpA gene encoding ATP-dependent RNA helicase DbpA, with amino-acid sequence MSSHAFSTLPLSAAMQANLAAIGYSEMTPIQAASLPLILQGRDLIAQAKTGSGKTAAFGIGLLHPLNPRYFGCQALVLCPTRELADQVAKELRRLARAADNIKVLTLCGGVPFGPQIGSLEHGAHVIVGTPGRVQEHLRKGTLKVDGLNTLVLDEADRMLDMGFVDSISEIIEQTPARRQTLLFSATYPAGIEQLAARFLRTPERIEVEALHDNDQIEQRFYEIAPSQRMQAVSTLLRHFRKQPVVAFCATRQQCDELAAQLEAEKISAAALHGDLEQRERDQILALFANRSLSVLVATDVAARGLDIAGLEMVINVELSRDAEVHIHRIGRSGRAGDKGLALSLVAPAEASRAQAIEALQGRELAWYPLPAAKAAGEPLLPPMHTLCIGAGRKEKLRPGDILGALTGDAGIPGDQVGKIALFDYQALVAVQRDVARQALKRLSEGKIKGRTLRVRLL; translated from the coding sequence GTGAGTAGCCACGCCTTTTCCACCCTGCCCCTGTCCGCCGCCATGCAGGCCAACCTCGCCGCCATCGGTTACAGCGAGATGACACCGATCCAGGCCGCCAGCCTGCCGCTGATCCTCCAGGGGCGCGACCTGATCGCCCAGGCCAAGACCGGCAGCGGCAAGACCGCCGCCTTCGGCATCGGCCTGCTGCACCCGCTCAACCCGCGCTATTTCGGCTGCCAGGCGCTGGTGCTGTGCCCGACCCGCGAGCTGGCCGACCAGGTAGCCAAGGAGCTGCGCCGCCTGGCCCGCGCCGCGGACAACATCAAGGTGCTCACCCTCTGCGGTGGCGTGCCCTTCGGCCCGCAGATCGGCTCGCTGGAGCATGGTGCGCATGTCATCGTCGGTACGCCTGGCCGGGTGCAGGAGCACCTGCGCAAGGGCACGCTGAAGGTCGACGGGCTCAATACCCTGGTGCTCGACGAGGCCGACCGCATGCTCGACATGGGCTTCGTCGACAGCATCAGCGAGATCATCGAACAGACCCCCGCGCGCCGGCAGACCCTGCTGTTCTCCGCCACCTATCCGGCCGGCATCGAGCAACTCGCCGCGCGCTTTTTGCGCACGCCCGAGCGGATCGAGGTCGAGGCTCTGCACGACAACGACCAGATCGAACAGCGTTTCTACGAAATCGCCCCGAGTCAGCGCATGCAGGCGGTCAGCACTCTGCTGCGGCATTTCCGCAAGCAGCCGGTGGTGGCCTTCTGCGCCACCCGCCAGCAGTGTGACGAGCTGGCAGCACAACTGGAAGCCGAGAAGATTTCCGCCGCGGCGCTGCACGGCGATCTGGAACAGCGCGAGCGCGACCAGATTCTTGCCCTGTTCGCCAACCGCAGCCTCAGCGTACTGGTCGCCACCGACGTCGCCGCTCGCGGCCTGGATATCGCCGGGCTGGAGATGGTGATCAACGTCGAGCTGTCGCGCGATGCCGAAGTGCATATCCACCGCATCGGCCGCAGTGGCCGCGCCGGTGACAAAGGCCTGGCGCTGAGCCTGGTGGCACCGGCGGAAGCCAGCCGCGCCCAGGCCATCGAAGCGCTGCAGGGCAGAGAACTTGCCTGGTATCCGCTGCCCGCGGCCAAGGCCGCTGGCGAACCGCTGCTGCCACCGATGCACACCCTGTGCATCGGCGCCGGACGCAAGGAAAAGCTGCGCCCCGGCGACATCCTCGGCGCCCTGACAGGTGATGCCGGCATCCCGGGTGACCAGGTCGGCAAGATCGCCCTGTTCGATTACCAGGCCCTGGTCGCCGTGCAGCGTGATGTGGCGCGCCAGGCTCTGAAACGCCTGAGCGAAGGCAAGATTAAGGGCAGAACGCTGCGTGTGCGGCTATTGTAA
- a CDS encoding quaternary amine ABC transporter ATP-binding protein yields the protein MQSGKIVVEHLYKVFGSNPQEAIGLLKEGWSKEKILAEKGAVIGVSDVSFSVEEGEIFVLMGLSGSGKSTLIRLINRLVEPSAGDVYIDGQNVAKLPQSQLIDLRRRDMSMVFQSFALMPSRSVLDNAAFGLEVAGIGRKEREKRAMEVLEQVGLAPFAHKYPNELSGGMQQRVGLARALAVNPSMIIMDEAFSALDPLKRREMQDVLLELQKTHRRTIIFVSHDIEEAMRIGTRIGIMEGGKLIQVGTPQELIENPANEYVRNFFDTVDTSRYLTAGQLKADSVPTYVHNGKAPDAAKICKELQALDKHYAFIVDEQNNFQGSISLEKIALMVDGDEPRPLEPNALKQVEPVPEDMPLEDVITRLVDNEGPIPVVDAEGHYCGAISKGRLLTRLQGESHE from the coding sequence ATGCAGTCTGGAAAGATCGTGGTCGAGCACCTGTACAAGGTGTTCGGCTCAAACCCACAAGAAGCCATTGGCCTGCTCAAGGAAGGCTGGAGCAAGGAAAAGATCCTTGCCGAAAAGGGCGCGGTAATCGGAGTCAGCGACGTGTCGTTCAGCGTCGAAGAGGGCGAGATTTTCGTTCTCATGGGCCTTTCCGGCTCCGGTAAGTCCACCCTGATCCGCCTGATCAACCGCCTGGTCGAACCCAGCGCCGGTGACGTGTACATCGATGGGCAGAACGTGGCCAAGTTGCCGCAGTCGCAGTTGATAGACCTGCGCCGCCGCGACATGAGCATGGTCTTCCAGTCCTTCGCCCTGATGCCTTCGCGCAGCGTGCTGGACAATGCCGCCTTCGGCCTTGAAGTGGCCGGCATCGGCCGCAAGGAGCGCGAGAAGCGTGCCATGGAAGTGCTCGAACAGGTTGGCCTGGCGCCCTTCGCGCACAAGTACCCGAACGAACTTTCCGGCGGCATGCAGCAGCGTGTCGGGCTGGCCCGTGCCCTGGCGGTGAACCCGTCGATGATCATCATGGACGAGGCCTTTTCCGCCCTCGACCCGCTCAAGCGCCGCGAAATGCAGGACGTGCTGCTGGAGCTGCAGAAGACTCATCGCCGCACCATCATCTTCGTTTCCCACGACATCGAAGAAGCCATGCGCATCGGCACCCGCATCGGCATCATGGAAGGCGGCAAGCTGATTCAGGTCGGCACTCCGCAGGAGCTGATCGAGAACCCGGCCAACGAATACGTACGCAACTTCTTCGACACCGTCGACACCAGCCGCTACCTCACCGCCGGCCAGCTCAAGGCCGACAGCGTGCCGACCTACGTGCATAACGGCAAGGCACCGGATGCGGCGAAGATCTGCAAGGAACTGCAAGCGCTGGACAAGCACTACGCGTTCATCGTCGACGAGCAGAACAACTTCCAGGGCTCCATCAGCCTGGAGAAGATCGCCCTGATGGTCGATGGCGACGAGCCCCGCCCTCTCGAGCCCAATGCGCTCAAGCAGGTGGAGCCGGTACCCGAAGACATGCCGCTGGAAGACGTCATCACCCGCCTGGTGGACAACGAAGGTCCTATTCCGGTGGTGGATGCCGAAGGCCATTACTGCGGCGCCATCAGCAAGGGCCGTCTGCTGACCCGCCTGCAGGGGGAATCCCATGAGTGA
- the betB gene encoding betaine-aldehyde dehydrogenase: MPRFAEQQLYIGGQYVAASSGETFESINPATGEVLARVQRASRSDVDRAVASAAEGQKVWAAMTAMQRSRILRKAVDILRERNDELAELETLDTGKPLSETRYVDIVTGADVLEYYAGLIPAIEGEQIPLRESSFVYTRREPLGVVAGIGAWNYPIQIALWKSAPALAAGNAMIFKPSEVTSLSALKLAEIYSEAGLPAGVFNVLTGSGREVGQWLTEHPGIEKISFTGGTVTGKKVMASASSSSLKEVTMELGGKSPLIIFEDADLDRAADIAVMANFYSSGQVCTNGTRVFVPRMLQARFEAKVLERVKRIRLGDPLHDATNFGPLVSYAHMESVLAYIDKGRSEGARLLVGGNRVTDGDYARGAYVAPTVFTDCRDDMTIVREEIFGPVMSILIYDDEDEVIRRANDTDYGLAAGVVTRDLNRAHRVIHKLEAGICWINTWGESPAEMPVGGYKQSGVGRENGLVTLGHYTRIKSVQVELGGYSSVF, encoded by the coding sequence ATGCCCCGTTTCGCCGAACAGCAGCTCTACATCGGTGGCCAGTACGTCGCCGCCAGCAGCGGAGAAACCTTCGAGAGCATCAACCCCGCCACCGGCGAGGTGCTGGCCAGGGTGCAACGCGCCAGCCGGAGCGATGTCGACCGCGCCGTGGCCAGCGCTGCCGAAGGGCAGAAGGTATGGGCGGCGATGACCGCCATGCAGCGTTCGCGCATCCTGCGCAAGGCAGTGGATATCCTGCGTGAGCGCAATGACGAACTGGCCGAGCTGGAAACCCTCGACACCGGCAAGCCGCTTTCCGAGACCCGCTACGTCGACATCGTCACCGGCGCCGACGTGCTGGAGTACTACGCCGGCCTGATTCCGGCCATCGAGGGCGAGCAGATCCCGCTGCGCGAATCCTCCTTCGTCTACACCCGTCGCGAGCCGCTGGGCGTGGTCGCCGGCATCGGCGCCTGGAACTACCCGATCCAGATTGCTCTGTGGAAATCCGCCCCGGCTCTGGCCGCCGGCAACGCGATGATCTTCAAGCCCAGCGAAGTCACCTCGCTTAGCGCGCTGAAACTGGCCGAAATCTACTCCGAGGCAGGCCTGCCTGCCGGCGTGTTCAACGTGCTCACCGGCAGCGGCCGCGAGGTCGGCCAGTGGCTGACCGAGCACCCGGGCATCGAGAAGATCTCCTTCACCGGGGGCACCGTCACCGGCAAGAAGGTGATGGCCAGCGCCTCCAGCTCCAGCCTCAAGGAAGTGACCATGGAACTGGGCGGCAAGTCGCCGCTGATCATCTTCGAGGATGCCGACCTCGACCGCGCCGCCGACATCGCGGTGATGGCCAACTTCTACAGCTCCGGCCAGGTGTGCACCAACGGCACCCGCGTGTTCGTGCCGCGCATGCTGCAGGCGCGCTTCGAGGCCAAGGTGCTGGAGCGGGTCAAGCGCATCCGCCTCGGCGATCCTCTGCACGATGCCACCAACTTCGGTCCGCTGGTCAGCTACGCCCATATGGAAAGCGTGCTCGCCTACATCGACAAGGGCCGCAGCGAAGGTGCGCGCCTGCTGGTCGGCGGCAACCGCGTCACCGACGGTGACTACGCCAGGGGCGCCTACGTGGCACCGACCGTGTTCACCGACTGCCGGGACGACATGACCATCGTCCGCGAGGAAATCTTCGGCCCGGTGATGAGCATCCTCATCTACGACGACGAAGACGAAGTGATCCGCCGCGCCAACGACACCGATTACGGTCTCGCTGCCGGCGTGGTGACCCGCGATCTGAACCGCGCGCACCGGGTGATCCACAAGCTGGAGGCCGGTATCTGCTGGATCAACACCTGGGGCGAGTCGCCGGCCGAGATGCCGGTGGGTGGCTACAAGCAGTCCGGCGTGGGCCGCGAAAACGGCCTGGTCACCCTCGGCCATTACACCCGGATCAAGTCGGTGCAGGTGGAGCTGGGCGGTTACAGCTCGGTGTTCTGA
- a CDS encoding choline ABC transporter substrate-binding protein, producing the protein MKSFKTTAAIGLLSCALAQGALAAEPASCKQVRFAEIGWADIAATTGVAMTLTEGLGYQPRKIMASVPIAFTGVKNGQIDAFLGYWAPSMDSVIEPFLKDNGVKVLEKANLEGAKYTLAVPTYAAEAGLKSFQDIAKFKDQLGGKIYGIEPGNDGNLLIEGMIKNNQFDLGDFRMVESSEAGMLVQVSRAIKKKEPVVFLGWAPHPMNTQHDITYLSGGDDVFGPDYGAAKVYTVVPPDYEARCENVGKLLNNLQFTVDIESQLMEKVLEKANPQDVAKEWIKANPEILDQWLSGVTTFDGQDGVAAVKKHVGL; encoded by the coding sequence ATGAAATCGTTCAAGACCACCGCCGCCATCGGCCTGCTGTCCTGCGCTCTGGCGCAGGGCGCGCTGGCTGCCGAGCCGGCGAGCTGCAAGCAGGTGCGTTTCGCTGAAATCGGCTGGGCCGACATCGCCGCCACCACCGGCGTAGCCATGACCCTGACCGAAGGTCTGGGTTACCAGCCGCGCAAGATCATGGCCTCCGTACCGATCGCCTTCACCGGGGTGAAGAATGGCCAGATCGATGCATTCCTCGGCTACTGGGCGCCGTCGATGGACTCGGTGATCGAGCCCTTCCTCAAGGACAACGGCGTGAAGGTGCTCGAGAAAGCCAATCTCGAAGGTGCCAAGTACACCCTGGCAGTGCCGACCTACGCAGCCGAAGCCGGCCTGAAAAGCTTCCAGGACATCGCCAAGTTCAAGGACCAGCTCGGCGGCAAGATCTACGGCATCGAGCCGGGTAACGACGGCAACCTGCTGATCGAAGGCATGATCAAGAACAACCAGTTCGACCTCGGCGACTTCCGCATGGTGGAGTCCAGCGAAGCCGGCATGCTGGTACAGGTGTCGCGCGCGATCAAGAAGAAGGAACCAGTGGTCTTCCTCGGCTGGGCGCCGCACCCGATGAACACCCAGCACGACATCACCTACCTGTCCGGTGGTGACGACGTGTTCGGCCCTGACTACGGCGCAGCCAAGGTCTACACCGTGGTACCGCCGGACTACGAGGCGCGCTGCGAGAACGTCGGCAAGCTGCTGAACAACCTGCAGTTCACCGTCGATATCGAAAGCCAGCTGATGGAAAAGGTACTGGAGAAGGCCAACCCGCAGGACGTCGCCAAGGAGTGGATCAAGGCCAACCCGGAAATCCTCGACCAGTGGCTGAGCGGCGTGACCACCTTCGACGGTCAGGACGGCGTTGCCGCCGTGAAGAAACACGTCGGGCTGTAA
- the betI gene encoding transcriptional regulator BetI, whose amino-acid sequence MPKVGMQPIRRSQLIAATLEAVDQVGMADASIAYIARLAGVSNGIISHYFKDKNGLLEATMRHLMQALHDAVSERRQALDEDSSRAHLRAMIDGNFDDSQVSGPAMKTWLAFWAASMHQPSLRRLQRINDRRLYSNLCGQFLRVLPTAEARDAARGMAALIDGLWLRGALSGEAFDTDQARQIAYDYLDLQLGKTAARG is encoded by the coding sequence ATGCCCAAGGTCGGCATGCAGCCCATTCGCCGCTCGCAACTGATCGCCGCCACCCTGGAAGCCGTCGATCAGGTCGGCATGGCCGACGCCAGCATCGCCTATATCGCCCGCCTGGCGGGGGTGTCCAACGGCATCATCAGCCACTACTTCAAGGACAAGAACGGCCTGCTCGAAGCCACCATGCGCCATCTGATGCAGGCCTTGCACGATGCCGTGTCCGAGCGACGCCAGGCCCTGGACGAAGACAGCTCGCGGGCGCACCTGCGGGCGATGATCGACGGCAACTTCGATGACAGCCAGGTCAGCGGCCCGGCGATGAAGACCTGGCTGGCGTTCTGGGCGGCGAGCATGCATCAACCGTCACTGCGCCGCCTGCAGCGGATCAACGACCGCCGCCTGTATTCCAATCTCTGTGGCCAGTTCCTGCGCGTATTGCCCACTGCAGAGGCACGCGACGCCGCGCGCGGCATGGCGGCCCTGATCGACGGCCTGTGGCTGCGTGGCGCCCTGTCCGGCGAGGCCTTCGACACCGACCAGGCCCGCCAGATCGCCTACGACTACCTCGACCTGCAACTGGGCAAGACTGCCGCCCGCGGCTGA
- the betA gene encoding choline dehydrogenase encodes MTQEFDYIIIGAGSAGNVLATRLTEDADVSVLLLEAGGPDYRLDFRTQMPAALAFPLQGRRYNWAYETDPEPHMNNRRMECGRGKGLGGSSLINGMCYIRGNALDFDHWARRPGLEDWTYHDCLPYFRKAETRDIGANDYHGGDGPVCVTTPKVGNNPLFHAMVEAGVQAGYPRTDDLNGYQQEGFGPMDRTVTPQGRRSSTARGYLDQARARPNLTIVTHATTDRILFDGKRASGVSYLIGNANTENIARARREVLLCAGAIASPQILQRSGVGPATLLHELDVPLVHDLPGVGQNLQDHLEMYLQYACTQPVSLYPALKLLNQPGIGAQWLFTGNGIGASNQFEAGGFIRTRPEFAWPNIQFHFLPVAINYNGSNAVNEHGFQAHVGSMRSPSRGRVQLKSKDPRQHPSILFNYMSHEQDWQEFRDAIRITREIMAQPALDPYRGREISPGVHCQSDAELDAFIREHAETAFHPSCSCKMGEDDMAVVDGQGRVHGLEGLRVVDASIMPEIITGNLNATTIMIAEKIADRIRGRQPLPRSTAPYFVAGERPVRGEPQRQVSAA; translated from the coding sequence ATGACTCAGGAATTCGACTACATCATCATCGGCGCCGGCTCGGCCGGTAATGTCCTGGCCACCCGTCTGACCGAGGACGCCGACGTCAGCGTGCTGCTGCTGGAAGCCGGCGGCCCCGACTATCGCCTGGACTTCCGCACCCAGATGCCCGCCGCCCTGGCCTTCCCGCTGCAGGGCCGGCGCTACAACTGGGCCTACGAGACCGACCCCGAACCGCACATGAACAACCGCCGCATGGAGTGCGGCCGCGGCAAGGGCCTGGGCGGCTCATCGCTGATCAACGGCATGTGCTATATCCGCGGCAACGCCCTGGACTTCGACCACTGGGCCAGGCGGCCCGGCCTGGAAGACTGGACCTACCACGATTGCCTGCCGTATTTCCGCAAGGCGGAAACCCGTGACATCGGCGCCAACGACTACCACGGCGGCGACGGCCCGGTCTGCGTGACCACGCCCAAGGTCGGCAACAATCCGCTGTTCCATGCCATGGTCGAAGCCGGGGTTCAGGCCGGCTACCCACGCACCGATGATCTCAACGGCTATCAGCAGGAAGGCTTCGGTCCGATGGACCGCACCGTCACCCCACAGGGGCGCCGTTCCAGCACCGCGCGCGGTTATCTGGACCAGGCCCGCGCGCGGCCGAACCTGACCATCGTCACTCACGCCACCACCGACCGCATCCTGTTCGACGGCAAGCGTGCCAGCGGCGTCAGCTACCTGATCGGCAACGCCAATACGGAGAACATCGCCCGCGCCCGCCGCGAAGTACTGCTATGCGCCGGCGCCATCGCCTCGCCGCAGATTCTGCAACGCTCCGGGGTCGGCCCGGCCACTCTGCTGCACGAGCTGGACGTGCCGCTGGTACATGACCTGCCCGGCGTCGGCCAGAACCTGCAGGACCATCTGGAGATGTACCTGCAGTACGCCTGCACCCAGCCGGTGTCGCTGTACCCGGCGCTGAAGCTGCTCAACCAGCCGGGCATCGGCGCACAGTGGCTGTTCACCGGCAATGGCATCGGCGCCAGCAACCAGTTCGAGGCCGGCGGTTTCATCCGTACCCGCCCCGAGTTCGCCTGGCCCAATATCCAGTTCCACTTCCTGCCGGTGGCGATCAACTACAACGGCAGCAACGCGGTGAACGAACATGGTTTCCAGGCCCATGTCGGCTCCATGCGCTCGCCCAGCCGCGGCCGCGTACAGCTGAAATCCAAGGACCCGCGCCAGCACCCGAGCATCCTGTTCAACTACATGAGCCATGAACAGGACTGGCAGGAGTTCCGCGACGCCATCCGCATCACCCGCGAGATCATGGCGCAGCCGGCACTCGACCCTTACCGCGGCCGCGAAATCAGCCCTGGGGTCCACTGCCAGAGCGATGCGGAACTGGACGCCTTCATTCGCGAACATGCGGAAACCGCCTTCCACCCGTCCTGCTCGTGCAAGATGGGCGAAGACGACATGGCGGTGGTCGACGGCCAGGGCCGCGTGCATGGCCTTGAGGGCCTGCGCGTGGTGGATGCCTCGATCATGCCGGAGATCATCACCGGCAACCTCAACGCCACCACCATCATGATCGCCGAGAAGATCGCCGACAGAATTCGCGGTCGCCAGCCGCTGCCGCGCAGCACTGCGCCGTACTTCGTTGCCGGCGAGCGCCCGGTACGGGGCGAACCTCAGCGCCAGGTATCGGCCGCCTGA
- a CDS encoding glycine betaine ABC transporter substrate-binding protein, with protein sequence MRVFKHLCLGAAALAIGMGSALAADKPTLKIGYVNGWDDSVAVTHVAGEILESKLGYKVELKPVEPAIMWQGVARGDLDATLSAWLPATHGEYYDKLKDKVEVLGTNYAGAKIGLIVPDYVEARTIEDLEKYAKDFDGKITGIDAGAGVMRRTEDAIKEYDLSSIKLMPSSGPAMATALTRAEKAQKPIVVTGWIPHWMFAKWKLRFLEDPKKVFGDDERVDTVANPQLKSKAADAAAFLSKLSWSGEEVGSVMLAIREGAKPDEAAKDWIAKNPDRVAEWLK encoded by the coding sequence ATGCGCGTATTCAAGCATCTCTGCCTCGGCGCCGCCGCCCTGGCCATCGGCATGGGCAGCGCCCTGGCCGCCGACAAACCCACCCTGAAGATCGGTTATGTGAACGGCTGGGACGACAGCGTCGCCGTCACCCATGTCGCCGGTGAAATTCTCGAAAGCAAACTCGGCTACAAGGTCGAGCTCAAGCCGGTGGAGCCGGCCATCATGTGGCAGGGCGTGGCCCGTGGTGACCTCGATGCCACCCTTTCCGCCTGGCTGCCGGCCACCCACGGCGAGTACTACGACAAGCTCAAGGACAAGGTGGAAGTGCTCGGCACCAACTATGCCGGCGCCAAGATCGGTCTGATCGTGCCGGATTACGTCGAAGCCAGAACCATCGAAGACCTGGAGAAGTACGCCAAGGACTTCGACGGCAAGATCACCGGCATCGACGCCGGTGCCGGTGTGATGCGCCGCACCGAAGACGCCATCAAGGAATACGACCTGAGCAGCATCAAGCTGATGCCGAGCTCCGGCCCGGCCATGGCCACTGCCCTGACCCGCGCCGAGAAGGCGCAGAAGCCGATCGTGGTCACCGGCTGGATTCCGCACTGGATGTTCGCCAAGTGGAAACTGCGCTTCCTCGAAGATCCAAAGAAGGTCTTCGGCGATGACGAACGCGTCGACACCGTGGCCAACCCGCAGCTGAAGAGCAAGGCTGCCGACGCTGCCGCCTTCCTCAGCAAACTGTCCTGGAGCGGTGAAGAAGTCGGTTCGGTAATGCTGGCCATCCGCGAAGGCGCCAAGCCGGACGAAGCTGCCAAGGACTGGATCGCCAAGAACCCGGATCGCGTTGCCGAGTGGCTGAAGTAA